One Roseimicrobium gellanilyticum genomic window carries:
- a CDS encoding TatD family hydrolase, with product MLTDSHAHLASKQFANEVPDLINRARAAGVSRIICIGTTLEDAKQVLEIANTYEEVYATVGIHPCDADTVTDAKFTEELRALADHPKVVGIGEIGLDYYHKPPEGFSEQQWKQHQAFVLEQQLALAADMGFNVVLHNRESFDDLVAHVLPWSGKLRGVFHCFTGNSEQALPLIEKGHLVSFTGIVTFKNGQIIQECAKAVPAHGFMLETDCPYLAPMPHRGKRNEPGYVAHTAEFVANLRSVSVDELARRTSENATLFFKRRK from the coding sequence ATGCTCACGGACAGTCACGCTCACCTCGCCTCCAAGCAGTTCGCCAACGAAGTGCCGGACCTCATCAACCGCGCCCGTGCCGCGGGGGTTTCACGCATCATCTGCATCGGCACCACCCTGGAGGATGCGAAGCAGGTGCTGGAGATCGCGAACACGTATGAGGAAGTCTACGCCACGGTGGGCATCCACCCCTGTGATGCGGACACCGTGACGGATGCGAAATTCACCGAGGAACTGCGCGCCCTCGCCGATCATCCCAAGGTGGTGGGCATTGGCGAGATCGGCCTCGACTACTATCACAAGCCGCCGGAAGGATTCTCTGAACAACAATGGAAGCAACACCAGGCCTTCGTGCTGGAGCAGCAGCTCGCACTCGCCGCGGACATGGGCTTCAACGTGGTGCTGCACAATCGCGAGAGCTTTGATGACCTCGTGGCGCATGTGCTGCCGTGGTCCGGAAAACTGCGTGGTGTCTTCCACTGCTTCACCGGCAACTCGGAGCAGGCCCTTCCGTTGATTGAGAAGGGTCACCTCGTGAGCTTCACAGGGATTGTCACCTTCAAGAATGGTCAAATCATCCAAGAGTGCGCCAAGGCTGTGCCTGCTCATGGATTCATGCTGGAAACGGATTGCCCCTATCTGGCACCGATGCCGCATCGTGGGAAACGCAATGAACCCGGCTATGTGGCGCACACGGCCGAATTCGTAGCGAATCTCCGTAGCGTGAGCGTGGATGAACTCGCGCGGAGGACGAGCGAGAATGCGACGCTTTTCTTCAAGAGGAGGAAGTAA
- a CDS encoding endonuclease/exonuclease/phosphatase family protein: MIFRTMLHRIAGILGCLLLVTGMLLHLTVRDGHKWIATLFYAMPLPLILVGWLIAAAWHFRQRTFLIASLCMAFLTACWWQATSYRKETQVRSASPKPSGLKVLYWNMAHQKLPSTDLEQLIATHQPDIVGLGEVGLRSGDSNPLVRHLPPGYIALKPEHGMGLVVRGNAQVQQITRIKKTRSKFLQMDVTVDAKVWHIILVDGDADPFLRREELLGKVLAKTQASHTLVMGDFNTPLESQWFDPWRTAGLHHATEGARTGFRETWPRHWPVLTIDHLWCTPETQPVLFERVSLPSSDHLAIVASLR; this comes from the coding sequence ATGATTTTCCGCACCATGCTGCATCGCATCGCAGGAATCCTCGGCTGCCTGCTGCTGGTGACCGGCATGCTGCTACACCTGACGGTGCGGGATGGCCACAAGTGGATAGCCACCCTCTTCTACGCCATGCCGCTGCCGCTGATCCTGGTGGGATGGCTCATTGCTGCGGCATGGCATTTTCGACAAAGGACATTCCTCATCGCCAGTCTCTGCATGGCCTTTCTCACCGCATGCTGGTGGCAGGCCACGTCCTATCGGAAGGAAACACAGGTGAGATCCGCATCACCAAAGCCTTCCGGCCTGAAGGTCCTGTACTGGAACATGGCGCACCAGAAGCTTCCCAGCACAGACTTGGAGCAGCTCATTGCCACACATCAACCCGACATCGTGGGGCTTGGCGAGGTGGGGCTGCGCTCTGGAGACTCCAATCCCCTGGTGCGGCATCTGCCGCCTGGCTACATCGCGCTGAAACCCGAGCACGGCATGGGGCTGGTAGTCCGCGGCAACGCTCAAGTGCAGCAGATCACCAGAATCAAAAAGACACGCAGCAAGTTCCTCCAGATGGATGTGACCGTGGACGCCAAAGTCTGGCACATCATCCTGGTGGATGGTGATGCCGATCCTTTCCTCAGGCGCGAAGAACTGCTGGGTAAGGTACTGGCAAAGACTCAAGCGTCCCACACCCTGGTCATGGGTGACTTCAATACCCCACTTGAATCCCAATGGTTCGACCCATGGCGAACAGCGGGCCTGCACCACGCCACGGAAGGGGCCCGCACGGGCTTTCGCGAAACCTGGCCGCGTCACTGGCCGGTACTCACCATCGATCACCTCTGGTGTACACCAGAGACACAACCGGTGCTCTTCGAGCGCGTGAGCCTTCCCTCCTCCGACCACCTCGCGATCGTGGCCAGTCTCCGGTAA
- a CDS encoding 4-hydroxy-3-methylbut-2-enyl diphosphate reductase, which yields MSAPTASPSPAPAKTRRVNVRTPEVMERVQAEVETHYRSVLVENLRKAGGVLTVGHTTIRLARDFGFCYGVERAIDLAYAARRVFADRKVYLLGEIIHNPEVNRQLQEMGIISIPISEHEAKLSTLDPDDVVIVPAFGAETRLMNIISERGCSVVDTTCGDVMSVWKRVRGYAKQGFTSIIHGKAEHEETRATSSRAMGDAGDGHFLVVLTLDDVDYVCDYIRKGGNREEFLQRFGKSVSKGFDPDKHLTRVGVANQTTMLKSETEELQRRVQKAVEDRDGAEVAKQNFQVFDTICGATQERQDSLFDMLRKPLDVLLVVGGYNSSNTTHLVEIGEKELPTFFIRTAECLKSFSDIVHFDLHLKAEKTSYSNKLAGNDPVVVGVTAGASCPNNLVEDTIIRVFELRGTPKAEVMAEAERVAAPVE from the coding sequence ATGTCCGCACCCACCGCCTCGCCCAGCCCCGCTCCCGCCAAAACCCGGCGTGTCAATGTCCGCACACCGGAGGTGATGGAACGCGTGCAGGCGGAGGTGGAGACCCACTACCGCAGCGTGCTAGTGGAGAACCTGCGCAAAGCGGGCGGCGTGCTCACCGTGGGGCATACGACCATCCGTCTCGCGCGTGATTTCGGCTTCTGCTACGGCGTGGAGCGCGCCATCGACCTTGCTTACGCAGCCCGTCGTGTGTTCGCTGATCGCAAAGTATACCTCCTGGGTGAAATCATCCACAACCCCGAGGTGAACCGCCAGCTTCAGGAGATGGGGATCATCAGCATCCCCATCAGCGAGCACGAGGCGAAGCTCTCCACCTTGGACCCCGATGACGTGGTCATCGTGCCCGCCTTCGGTGCGGAGACCCGCCTGATGAACATCATCAGTGAGCGCGGCTGCTCCGTGGTGGACACCACCTGCGGCGACGTGATGAGCGTGTGGAAGCGCGTGCGGGGCTATGCCAAGCAGGGCTTCACCTCCATCATCCACGGAAAGGCGGAACACGAGGAAACCCGCGCCACGTCCTCCCGAGCCATGGGCGATGCGGGAGATGGCCACTTCCTCGTGGTACTCACGCTGGATGACGTGGACTACGTCTGCGACTACATCCGCAAGGGCGGCAATCGTGAGGAATTTCTGCAGCGCTTCGGCAAGTCTGTCTCCAAGGGATTCGACCCGGACAAGCACCTCACCCGCGTGGGCGTGGCCAACCAGACCACGATGCTCAAGTCCGAGACGGAAGAACTGCAACGTCGTGTGCAGAAGGCCGTGGAAGACCGTGACGGTGCGGAAGTGGCAAAGCAGAATTTCCAAGTCTTCGACACCATCTGCGGCGCGACGCAGGAGCGACAGGATTCGCTCTTCGACATGCTGCGCAAGCCGCTGGACGTGCTGCTGGTCGTCGGCGGCTACAACAGTTCCAACACCACGCACCTGGTGGAAATCGGCGAGAAGGAACTCCCCACCTTCTTCATCCGCACCGCCGAGTGTCTGAAGAGCTTCAGTGACATTGTGCACTTCGACCTCCACCTGAAGGCGGAGAAGACGAGCTACTCCAACAAGCTGGCGGGCAACGACCCCGTGGTGGTCGGCGTCACCGCCGGCGCCTCCTGCCCGAACAACCTCGTGGAGGACACCATCATCCGCGTCTTCGAACTGCGCGGCACTCCCAAGGCCGAGGTCATGGCCGAGGCAGAACGTGTGGCCGCTCCAGTGGAGTAG
- a CDS encoding redoxin family protein: protein MSTRLFPILAVTVFCSFGVLGAQQISEEQFQKLFNEEASLEEFTKAAEEAAKAGVSSQILAEAKLIWGLGNENPDYLTKILPELEVAAKNFKPEDSATITNPDEFNGFISYIRALEAKKRGDEAALKKHVSEALWLNPDQADTLGDTISQFRREQLMAKVTIDMKLPITTSKGEATTLADQLGNNKAILLDFWATWCGPCINLMPELRKNAELLKKHGIVVAGMNNESDEAKADEMRAKKDMKMPWLVEPKGSPFSEQLGIDSIPRMILLSPEGKVLYNGHPKESGLWEALKKLDSTIKEPKED, encoded by the coding sequence ATGAGCACGCGCCTTTTTCCCATCCTCGCCGTGACCGTGTTCTGCAGCTTCGGCGTTCTGGGTGCCCAGCAGATCTCGGAGGAGCAGTTCCAGAAGCTCTTCAATGAGGAGGCCTCCCTTGAAGAATTCACCAAGGCAGCCGAAGAAGCAGCCAAGGCTGGCGTGTCCTCCCAGATCCTCGCGGAGGCCAAACTGATCTGGGGCCTGGGCAACGAGAACCCAGATTATCTTACGAAGATCCTTCCTGAACTTGAGGTGGCAGCGAAGAACTTCAAGCCCGAGGACTCCGCTACAATCACCAACCCGGATGAATTCAACGGCTTCATCAGCTACATCCGCGCGCTGGAAGCGAAAAAGCGCGGTGACGAAGCCGCACTGAAAAAGCACGTCTCCGAGGCCCTCTGGCTGAATCCTGACCAGGCTGACACGCTCGGCGACACCATCAGCCAGTTTCGCAGAGAGCAACTGATGGCCAAGGTCACGATAGATATGAAGCTGCCCATCACCACCAGCAAGGGCGAGGCTACGACGCTGGCGGACCAGCTTGGCAACAACAAGGCCATCCTGCTCGACTTCTGGGCCACCTGGTGCGGCCCATGCATCAACCTCATGCCCGAACTCCGCAAAAATGCCGAGCTGCTGAAGAAGCACGGCATTGTCGTAGCCGGCATGAACAATGAAAGCGACGAAGCGAAGGCCGACGAGATGCGGGCGAAGAAGGACATGAAAATGCCCTGGCTCGTGGAACCGAAGGGCAGTCCCTTCAGCGAGCAACTCGGCATCGACAGCATTCCACGCATGATTCTCCTCTCGCCTGAAGGCAAGGTGCTCTACAATGGACACCCCAAAGAGTCAGGTCTCTGGGAGGCATTGAAGAAATTGGACTCCACCATCAAGGAGCCCAAGGAAGACTAG
- a CDS encoding PVC-type heme-binding CxxCH protein, producing MLPVSSPHPYRPWCTVIFVLGLSLTASLRGQDDHLVRASDPQSPNQEMQGFKVPEGFRVELFADEALIGGKPINMAFDARGRLWVSSTREYPYAVPKDKWSPDTTSAPGSRDSIRILEDTDGDGRADKVTVFAKDMNIPTGVLPYKKGCIAWSIPNILYLEDTDGDGQCDKRSIVLGPLGYEKDTHGMISSLRLGLDGWVYATHGFNNTSYVKAKDGSSLELHSGNTFRFKPDGSRVEIWTRGQVNPFGLCWDSMGNLYSADCHSSPIYQLIRGAYYPSFGKPHDGLGYAPVMCAHSHGSTGISGVVYLDGGVWGPEWDDHTFLGNPVTSKVNHDHVTFNGTTPKANEEPDFMTSTDPWFRPVDLHLGPDSALYVVDFYNRIIGHYEVALDHPGRDRERGRIWRVVKEGHTGKLTDCNLAAKKAGELMVELTSPNITRRYLATEELVTRIGRPALQLAREEITGKPEAEDAPVVSDYAKWQLDEGDGIGIQDVHAMWAAFRLGDEAIASRIGRTLMVGGPVLKGDHERLSVACITAMAEKKTWFPGCRGFEGDHMVPNLQFDSRGRFSMRAGALAMVQHPEEYPYPPLILYPSNDDSDPARKELFLVHDSGDPALILAWRMAVRAWLSQPGAFQKYEDLKFPRTRHDDELAFVACSIPTSESAEWLLKYVKEKGNATPELPAKITHLAKHLPATREAELIALVQEHFAADMDGQLDLYQAIREGQKKSGSKSGDAMQAWSAQLTQKLLASLKQDTPTAWKLVQPPTVANPNPWHAKMVKCGDEQQRMLLDSHPPGGEKFTGTFRSGTFDLPEQFSFWIAGHNGFPAAPSHGKNFVRLVDATTGQELAKAEPPRNDVAQKVTWKLATKPEGAGKDDTLPRGSGRVYLELSDGDTAGAFAWLAVGGFEPALPVLALPQNVDRRDERIRALAQLSSEQGTGADALAFLGKLDAKERYSAATRSALAECMAGTLRDMPFTQVASLASDAELAATVFAVLNTPKQAAEELGKAFRALPFRAQVKLATALAGTTASAEQLLTLAPARVLADPLVSGKVKALNAPTIAKRLSEVTAHLPPTNEAAKSIIAARLKSFATAKPDEKHGQQVYQINCAICHRIGVTGNLVGPQLDGIGARGPERLLEDLLDPNRAVDPAFRLHFVKQKNGNLMTGLFRREQDGVQYFADAAGQEHAIPKADITEDQISEFSLMPAGFGELIPEKDLHDLLAYLLARK from the coding sequence ATGCTTCCGGTATCAAGTCCCCATCCGTACCGCCCATGGTGCACGGTCATTTTTGTCCTTGGCCTGAGTCTGACCGCATCCCTGCGCGGCCAGGACGACCACCTCGTGCGGGCCAGTGACCCACAATCTCCCAATCAGGAGATGCAGGGCTTCAAGGTGCCTGAGGGATTTCGCGTGGAGCTTTTTGCAGACGAAGCTCTGATCGGAGGCAAGCCCATCAACATGGCCTTCGACGCGCGCGGCCGTCTCTGGGTGAGCAGCACGCGTGAGTATCCCTACGCGGTGCCGAAGGACAAGTGGTCGCCAGACACCACCTCCGCTCCCGGTTCTAGGGACAGCATCCGCATTCTGGAGGACACTGACGGCGACGGCCGTGCGGACAAGGTAACGGTTTTCGCGAAGGATATGAACATCCCCACGGGTGTGCTGCCGTACAAAAAGGGCTGCATTGCGTGGAGCATCCCGAACATCCTCTATCTCGAGGACACGGATGGCGACGGTCAGTGCGATAAGCGCTCCATTGTGCTTGGGCCGCTCGGCTACGAGAAGGACACGCACGGCATGATTTCGAGCCTGCGCCTTGGTCTGGATGGCTGGGTATACGCCACACATGGTTTCAACAACACGAGCTATGTGAAGGCGAAGGATGGATCCTCACTCGAACTGCACAGCGGAAATACCTTCCGCTTCAAGCCGGATGGCTCACGGGTGGAAATCTGGACGAGAGGACAGGTGAATCCCTTTGGCCTCTGCTGGGACTCGATGGGCAATCTCTACTCTGCCGACTGCCACAGCTCGCCGATCTACCAGCTCATCCGCGGAGCGTATTATCCGAGTTTTGGAAAGCCACATGATGGCCTCGGTTACGCTCCGGTGATGTGCGCGCACTCGCACGGCAGCACTGGTATCTCCGGTGTGGTGTACCTGGATGGCGGTGTGTGGGGGCCTGAGTGGGATGACCACACCTTCCTTGGCAATCCGGTCACCTCGAAGGTGAATCATGATCATGTCACCTTCAATGGCACGACTCCGAAGGCGAATGAAGAGCCGGACTTCATGACCAGCACGGATCCCTGGTTCCGTCCGGTGGATCTTCATCTGGGGCCGGACAGTGCGCTGTATGTCGTGGATTTTTACAATCGCATCATTGGCCACTACGAAGTGGCGTTGGATCACCCCGGACGCGATCGCGAGCGCGGTCGCATCTGGCGCGTGGTGAAGGAGGGGCACACGGGGAAGCTCACGGATTGCAATCTCGCGGCGAAGAAGGCGGGCGAGCTGATGGTGGAGCTCACTTCTCCGAATATCACCCGACGTTATCTGGCCACAGAAGAACTGGTCACACGCATCGGCCGCCCAGCTCTCCAACTGGCGCGCGAGGAAATCACCGGGAAGCCGGAAGCAGAGGACGCGCCGGTGGTGAGTGACTATGCCAAGTGGCAGCTCGATGAAGGCGATGGGATCGGCATCCAGGATGTGCACGCCATGTGGGCGGCTTTCCGTTTGGGAGATGAAGCCATCGCATCGCGCATCGGGCGTACGTTGATGGTAGGTGGACCTGTCTTGAAGGGTGATCATGAACGGCTCTCCGTCGCCTGCATCACCGCCATGGCAGAAAAGAAAACCTGGTTCCCTGGATGCCGCGGATTTGAGGGGGATCACATGGTGCCGAATCTGCAGTTCGACTCGCGCGGTCGATTTTCCATGCGGGCTGGTGCGCTGGCCATGGTGCAGCATCCGGAGGAGTACCCCTATCCACCGCTTATTCTCTATCCCTCGAATGACGACAGCGACCCTGCGCGCAAGGAACTCTTCCTCGTGCATGATTCCGGGGACCCTGCGCTCATCCTCGCGTGGAGGATGGCTGTGCGTGCGTGGCTCTCTCAACCGGGCGCTTTTCAGAAATATGAAGATCTCAAATTCCCCAGGACACGTCACGATGATGAGCTTGCCTTTGTAGCTTGTTCAATTCCCACCAGCGAGTCCGCGGAGTGGCTGCTCAAGTATGTGAAGGAGAAGGGCAATGCCACTCCCGAGCTGCCGGCGAAGATCACACACCTCGCGAAGCACCTTCCTGCCACACGCGAGGCGGAGCTGATTGCGTTGGTGCAGGAGCACTTCGCCGCCGACATGGATGGTCAACTGGACCTGTATCAGGCGATTCGAGAAGGCCAGAAAAAGAGCGGCTCGAAATCAGGAGACGCGATGCAGGCGTGGTCGGCGCAGTTGACCCAGAAGCTCCTGGCTTCACTGAAGCAGGACACTCCCACTGCGTGGAAGCTGGTGCAGCCTCCAACGGTTGCGAATCCCAATCCGTGGCATGCCAAGATGGTGAAGTGTGGTGACGAACAGCAGCGCATGTTGCTCGACAGCCATCCCCCCGGTGGAGAGAAATTCACCGGGACATTCCGCTCAGGCACGTTTGACCTGCCCGAGCAGTTCTCCTTTTGGATTGCCGGCCACAACGGATTCCCCGCCGCACCATCGCACGGCAAGAACTTCGTGCGGCTCGTCGATGCCACCACAGGACAGGAACTAGCCAAGGCAGAGCCTCCGCGGAATGATGTGGCACAGAAGGTCACATGGAAACTCGCCACCAAACCCGAGGGAGCTGGGAAAGATGACACGCTGCCACGAGGCAGTGGCAGGGTATATCTGGAACTATCCGATGGTGATACAGCTGGTGCCTTTGCATGGCTGGCGGTGGGCGGATTTGAGCCCGCGCTTCCTGTACTGGCGCTGCCGCAGAATGTGGATCGTCGTGATGAACGCATCCGCGCGCTGGCCCAGCTTTCAAGTGAACAAGGCACCGGGGCGGATGCCCTTGCTTTTCTCGGCAAACTCGATGCCAAAGAACGCTACAGCGCCGCTACGCGTAGCGCGCTGGCGGAATGCATGGCCGGCACTCTGCGGGATATGCCTTTCACCCAGGTGGCCTCGCTGGCCTCTGATGCAGAGCTGGCTGCCACCGTCTTCGCGGTGCTGAACACCCCCAAGCAGGCTGCCGAGGAACTGGGCAAGGCGTTCCGCGCGTTGCCATTCCGCGCGCAGGTGAAGCTCGCCACCGCGCTGGCGGGCACGACGGCAAGTGCAGAGCAATTGCTGACACTCGCACCTGCGCGAGTGCTGGCAGACCCTCTGGTGAGCGGCAAGGTGAAAGCACTGAATGCGCCGACAATTGCGAAGCGCCTGTCCGAAGTCACGGCCCACTTGCCGCCCACCAATGAAGCTGCAAAGTCCATCATTGCCGCGCGGTTGAAGTCTTTCGCCACGGCCAAGCCGGATGAGAAGCACGGACAGCAGGTCTACCAGATCAACTGTGCCATCTGTCATCGCATCGGTGTTACGGGAAATCTGGTCGGGCCGCAGCTTGATGGCATCGGTGCGCGTGGGCCGGAGCGTTTGCTGGAGGACCTGCTCGATCCGAACCGCGCCGTAGACCCTGCGTTCCGTTTGCATTTCGTGAAGCAGAAGAACGGCAATCTCATGACTGGCCTCTTCCGCCGCGAGCAGGATGGCGTGCAGTACTTCGCGGATGCTGCCGGGCAGGAACATGCGATTCCCAAAGCGGACATCACGGAAGATCAGATCAGCGAGTTCTCACTGATGCCTGCGGGGTTTGGGGAGTTGATCCCGGAGAAGGACTTGCATGACCTGCTCGCGTATTTGCTGGCGAGGAAGTGA
- a CDS encoding YggS family pyridoxal phosphate-dependent enzyme encodes MDIRENLELVLSNIAAAAAKAGRRPEEVELVAVSKTFPVEIIREAVDAGQLLFGENKVQELLRKTPDLPAKLRWHLIGHLQSNKVRKVLPVVEMIQSVDSLELAYDINRIAGELGVFPKVLLEVNVAEEASKHGFPAHKLETQLEDLLQCDRIEIHGLMCIPPISEDPEDSRKYFVFLREYRDKLEKLAGTKFPVLSMGMSGDYAVAVEEGATFVRVGSAIFGKR; translated from the coding sequence ATGGATATCCGCGAGAATCTTGAACTAGTGCTGTCCAACATCGCCGCCGCAGCTGCCAAGGCGGGACGCAGACCGGAGGAGGTGGAACTCGTGGCGGTGAGCAAGACCTTTCCCGTGGAAATCATCCGCGAGGCGGTGGACGCAGGACAGCTTCTCTTTGGTGAGAACAAGGTGCAGGAACTGCTGCGCAAAACTCCGGACCTCCCGGCGAAGCTGCGCTGGCATCTCATTGGCCACCTGCAATCCAACAAGGTGCGCAAGGTGCTGCCTGTGGTGGAGATGATTCAGAGCGTGGACAGCCTGGAGCTCGCCTATGACATCAATCGCATCGCGGGCGAGCTGGGTGTGTTTCCCAAAGTTCTGCTTGAGGTGAATGTCGCGGAGGAGGCGAGCAAGCATGGATTCCCAGCGCATAAGCTGGAGACCCAGCTCGAAGATTTGCTGCAATGTGACCGCATCGAGATCCACGGCCTGATGTGCATCCCACCGATCAGTGAGGACCCGGAGGACAGCCGGAAGTATTTTGTCTTCCTGCGTGAGTACCGGGACAAACTGGAGAAACTGGCAGGCACCAAGTTCCCGGTGCTCAGCATGGGCATGAGCGGCGACTATGCCGTGGCGGTGGAGGAGGGCGCCACCTTTGTGCGCGTGGGCAGCGCCATCTTTGGCAAGCGCTAG
- a CDS encoding L,D-transpeptidase produces the protein MRFPRQFHKIAIRVALACGLGLLASCTTAKVGRHPYSTTYDPPLLQANNPSAVKVKLSTGAQRVYLVEGDRVLLASPCSVGTAKDPTPHGHFKIYSKTFQRRRVSQPGAGYPMTYWMEFKTAYGMHWGFVKPYPCTHGCVRLPIKTAQKLFSAVRPGTPLHIATSHPEDATVGKSLPILDDGPMPDPPWNYMISQQVFTDAAKGKFYTY, from the coding sequence ATGAGATTTCCGCGTCAATTCCACAAAATCGCCATCCGCGTCGCCTTGGCCTGTGGCCTGGGCCTTCTGGCGAGCTGCACGACTGCCAAAGTCGGCCGCCACCCCTACTCCACCACCTACGACCCTCCCCTGCTCCAGGCGAACAACCCCTCTGCCGTGAAGGTGAAGCTGAGCACGGGCGCTCAGCGCGTGTACCTGGTGGAAGGTGACCGCGTCCTCCTGGCCTCCCCCTGCTCCGTCGGTACGGCCAAGGACCCCACCCCGCACGGCCACTTCAAGATCTACAGCAAGACCTTCCAGCGCCGCCGCGTGAGCCAGCCGGGAGCCGGCTACCCCATGACGTACTGGATGGAGTTCAAGACTGCCTACGGCATGCACTGGGGTTTTGTGAAGCCCTACCCCTGCACGCATGGCTGCGTACGCCTGCCCATCAAGACCGCGCAGAAGCTCTTCAGCGCCGTCCGGCCCGGCACCCCCCTCCACATCGCCACCTCGCACCCCGAGGACGCCACGGTTGGCAAGTCCCTGCCCATCCTGGATGATGGCCCCATGCCCGACCCGCCCTGGAACTACATGATCAGCCAGCAGGTCTTCACGGATGCGGCAAAGGGTAAGTTCTACACGTACTGA
- a CDS encoding family 16 glycoside hydrolase has translation MNPLRLLLLLALATPAICADPKPAPASAPAGKPIVLFDGSSLDDWEARDAGGSGSVEIKDKDMIIGAGDSITGVVYKKAKDLPVTNYEITLDAQRLDGVDFFCGLTFPVGSPKTCATLVLGGWGGSVTGISSIDGMDASENSTGHYRKFDNNKWYAVKLRVTPANISAWVGEEKVIDVDIEGKRIGVRAGPIEDYQPLSLTTYATMAGIRNIKLTPLAAEAPKVEKK, from the coding sequence ATGAACCCTCTGCGTCTCCTGCTCCTTCTTGCTCTCGCCACCCCCGCTATCTGCGCCGACCCCAAGCCCGCGCCCGCTTCCGCCCCGGCCGGGAAGCCCATCGTGCTTTTTGACGGTAGCTCGCTGGATGATTGGGAGGCCCGTGATGCCGGGGGCAGCGGCTCCGTGGAAATCAAGGACAAGGACATGATCATCGGTGCGGGCGACTCCATCACCGGAGTAGTCTACAAGAAGGCCAAGGACCTCCCGGTGACCAACTATGAAATCACCCTGGATGCCCAGCGGCTGGATGGCGTGGACTTCTTCTGCGGCCTGACCTTCCCGGTGGGCAGCCCCAAGACCTGTGCCACCCTCGTGCTCGGCGGCTGGGGCGGCAGCGTGACCGGCATCTCCAGCATCGATGGCATGGACGCCTCCGAAAACTCCACCGGCCACTACCGCAAATTCGATAACAACAAGTGGTATGCCGTGAAGCTGCGCGTGACCCCCGCCAATATCTCCGCCTGGGTGGGGGAGGAGAAGGTCATCGACGTGGACATCGAAGGGAAGAGAATCGGCGTGCGTGCAGGTCCGATTGAGGACTATCAGCCGCTCTCCCTCACCACGTATGCGACGATGGCGGGCATCCGCAATATTAAGCTTACACCCCTGGCTGCGGAAGCACCGAAGGTGGAGAAGAAATAA
- the lgt gene encoding prolipoprotein diacylglyceryl transferase, protein MLAYYLHDLSPVIIQFSEKFKIHWYGLAYVMGFYCCYLVMVHLAKKGLGSLKPDQVGDFITFAALFGVVLGGRLGYMLLYNFEGFIRNPISLFRLWDGGMASHGGIAGLALFSLWFAKRHKISWTGIGDNLVVGSPLGILFGRLANFINGELYGRKTDVSWAMKFPTEVHDPKFPQIAPSDLGISAAGDVFPKHSNEIVALAKSTPDGLQKLQEVLTPRHPSQLYEAACEGLLLFLVLYFVRVKFKNLPNGVLTGLFFILYAISRISVETLREPDSELMLYDTLTKGQFYSIFMIAIGLAFLIFGFKWGQRPGVRTAEGK, encoded by the coding sequence ATGCTCGCCTACTACCTGCACGACCTCAGCCCTGTCATCATTCAGTTCAGCGAAAAGTTCAAGATCCACTGGTACGGGCTGGCGTATGTGATGGGCTTCTACTGCTGCTACCTGGTGATGGTACACCTGGCGAAGAAGGGTCTCGGCTCGCTGAAGCCGGATCAGGTTGGGGACTTCATCACCTTCGCGGCGCTCTTCGGCGTGGTGCTCGGCGGCCGCCTCGGGTACATGCTGCTGTACAATTTTGAGGGATTCATCCGCAATCCGATTTCCCTCTTCCGGCTGTGGGATGGCGGCATGGCAAGCCACGGCGGCATCGCGGGGCTGGCGCTCTTTTCCCTCTGGTTTGCAAAGCGGCACAAGATTTCCTGGACTGGCATTGGTGACAATCTCGTGGTCGGCTCGCCGCTGGGTATTCTCTTCGGTCGCCTGGCGAACTTCATCAACGGCGAGCTGTACGGAAGAAAAACCGATGTGTCGTGGGCGATGAAGTTCCCCACGGAAGTGCACGATCCCAAGTTTCCACAGATCGCACCATCGGACTTGGGCATCTCGGCCGCAGGCGATGTCTTCCCAAAGCACAGCAACGAAATCGTGGCCCTGGCGAAAAGCACGCCAGATGGCCTGCAGAAGCTGCAGGAGGTGCTGACCCCGCGCCACCCTTCGCAACTCTACGAAGCCGCATGCGAGGGTCTGCTCCTCTTCCTTGTGCTCTATTTTGTGCGGGTGAAGTTCAAGAATCTGCCGAACGGCGTGCTGACCGGCCTGTTCTTCATCCTCTACGCCATCAGCCGCATTTCCGTGGAAACCCTCCGGGAGCCCGACTCTGAACTCATGCTGTACGACACCCTCACCAAGGGCCAGTTCTACTCCATCTTCATGATCGCCATTGGTCTGGCCTTCCTGATCTTCGGCTTCAAGTGGGGGCAACGCCCAGGCGTGCGCACGGCGGAAGGAAAGTAG